Proteins from a genomic interval of Pseudomonadota bacterium:
- a CDS encoding SprT-like domain-containing protein encodes MADPLQEPRASLVTRPVECGSVSAMQTAPSRPVAREVLRAQLEQAALRALQREYAALNYGLFRDRLRPPVLALSNSLGTLGRWVAGDRRLEFSRDLLATQPWPAVVEVLKHEMAHQYVHEHLGIRDETSHGPRFREVCSKRGIDSRAAGIPDIPDQPNAQTRGSRDARGRRTLERVSKLLALAQSPNEHEAHAAMQAARQLMLKQNLEAVKSHEELPYGVRHIGRPTGRVSQAERILAAILSDHFFVEVIWIPVWRVLEAKRGSVLEVCGTEPNLELAVYVHGFLTHTAQRLWLRHRTIDGAPQRDRLAYLAGVMRGFKDKLEQQSAASKNTDLVWLGDQELTRFLRRRHPHMRWERRSSRAAAEAYGHGKRAGKGIVLQRAVRADSSASGGGLLPKPR; translated from the coding sequence ATGGCCGATCCGCTCCAAGAGCCGCGCGCTTCGCTGGTCACGCGGCCGGTCGAGTGTGGTAGCGTCAGCGCCATGCAGACAGCGCCCTCGCGGCCCGTTGCTCGCGAAGTCTTGCGCGCCCAACTGGAGCAAGCCGCCTTGCGTGCCCTGCAGCGGGAGTACGCAGCCCTCAACTACGGCCTCTTTCGCGATCGGCTCCGGCCGCCGGTGCTCGCCTTGAGCAACTCGCTCGGCACGTTGGGACGCTGGGTCGCCGGGGACCGCCGTCTGGAGTTTTCGCGCGATCTGCTGGCCACGCAGCCATGGCCCGCGGTCGTCGAAGTGCTCAAGCACGAGATGGCGCATCAATACGTGCACGAGCACCTCGGCATCCGCGATGAAACGTCTCACGGACCACGCTTCCGCGAGGTTTGTTCGAAGCGTGGCATCGATTCCCGCGCCGCCGGAATCCCGGACATCCCGGACCAGCCGAACGCTCAGACGCGCGGCTCGCGGGACGCGCGGGGAAGGCGCACCCTCGAACGCGTATCCAAGCTGCTCGCGCTCGCACAAAGCCCGAACGAGCACGAAGCCCATGCAGCGATGCAGGCCGCCCGGCAGCTGATGCTGAAGCAAAACCTGGAAGCCGTGAAGAGCCACGAAGAGCTGCCCTACGGCGTTCGCCACATCGGACGACCGACGGGACGCGTTAGCCAAGCGGAGCGGATCCTGGCTGCCATCCTCTCGGATCATTTCTTCGTAGAAGTGATTTGGATCCCGGTCTGGCGAGTGCTCGAGGCCAAGCGCGGCAGCGTGCTCGAAGTTTGCGGGACCGAGCCAAACCTGGAGCTGGCGGTGTATGTCCACGGGTTTCTGACCCACACCGCGCAGCGGCTGTGGCTCCGGCATCGCACTATCGACGGCGCACCCCAGCGGGACAGGCTCGCCTACCTTGCGGGCGTGATGCGGGGCTTCAAGGACAAGCTCGAGCAACAATCGGCCGCCAGCAAGAACACAGACCTGGTCTGGCTGGGCGACCAGGAGCTCACCCGGTTCCTCAGAAGGCGCCATCCGCACATGCGCTGGGAGCGCCGCAGCAGTCGCGCAGCCGCCGAAGCCTACGGCCACGGGAAGCGGGCCGGCAAGGGCATCGTTCTGCAGCGCGCCGTCCGCGCCGATAGCTCCGCCTCGGGCGGGGGCCTGCTGCCCAAGCCACGATGA
- a CDS encoding DNA adenine methylase, whose protein sequence is MIKYIGSKRTLLGSLVAILHAFPELSSIGDLFSGTSRCGHAFKKAGLRVVSNDHNAYAHTLAQCYVEADLQEVERPARSLLAELHKLPGVPGYFTETFCKRSRFFQPHNGERVDAIREAIESKGLDPLLRSVLLTSLMEAADRVDSTCGLQMAYVKDWAQRSHNRLELRMPDVLAPARHGRCRALRLDANLAARQVDTDIAYIDPPYNQHSYLSNYHIWESLVLWDKPQVNGVACKRADCRTRKSAYNSKRGHQAAFSDLVETLSAPLLVVSFNNEGYQDRASVEAILSRRGEVFVVAKNFKRYVGAQIGIHNPAGEKVGRVSHLRNKEFIYLVATPSLRKRVPDALDRLRRLCEAISDVPTPPSSPDRLP, encoded by the coding sequence ATGATCAAATACATCGGCTCGAAGCGCACCTTGCTCGGGTCGCTGGTCGCGATCCTGCACGCCTTCCCGGAGCTCTCGAGCATCGGCGACCTCTTTTCGGGAACGAGCCGCTGCGGACACGCTTTCAAGAAGGCCGGGCTTCGGGTCGTCAGCAACGATCACAACGCCTACGCCCACACCCTGGCGCAGTGTTACGTCGAGGCCGACCTCCAGGAGGTGGAGCGTCCGGCGCGATCGCTCCTCGCAGAGCTCCACAAGCTCCCGGGGGTACCCGGATATTTCACCGAAACTTTCTGCAAGAGGTCGCGCTTCTTTCAGCCCCACAATGGTGAACGCGTCGATGCCATCCGCGAGGCCATCGAGAGCAAGGGGCTCGACCCGCTCCTCAGGAGCGTCCTTCTCACGTCCTTGATGGAAGCGGCCGATCGGGTCGACTCGACCTGCGGTCTACAGATGGCCTACGTCAAGGACTGGGCTCAGCGCTCCCACAACAGGCTCGAGCTGCGCATGCCGGATGTCCTTGCGCCTGCCCGCCACGGCCGCTGCCGGGCCCTTCGCCTCGATGCCAACCTGGCCGCCCGGCAAGTCGACACGGATATCGCGTACATCGACCCGCCCTATAACCAGCACAGCTATCTGTCGAACTATCATATTTGGGAGTCGCTCGTTCTATGGGACAAACCACAGGTCAATGGCGTCGCCTGCAAGCGAGCCGACTGCCGCACCCGCAAGAGCGCCTACAACTCGAAGCGCGGGCACCAAGCAGCTTTTTCCGATCTTGTGGAGACGCTCTCAGCACCCTTGCTCGTTGTTTCGTTCAACAACGAAGGCTACCAGGACCGCGCGAGCGTCGAGGCTATACTGTCCCGGCGCGGAGAAGTCTTCGTCGTCGCCAAGAATTTCAAGCGTTATGTGGGCGCGCAGATCGGCATCCACAATCCTGCTGGTGAGAAGGTCGGGCGTGTGAGCCATCTCCGCAACAAGGAATTCATCTACCTGGTTGCGACTCCGAGCCTCCGGAAGCGAGTTCCCGATGCCCTCGATCGTTTGAGGCGGCTTTGCGAAGCGATCAGCGACGTCCCCACCCCCCCTTCCAGCCCCGATCGATTACCATAG